A single Herpetosiphonaceae bacterium DNA region contains:
- a CDS encoding tetratricopeptide repeat protein, with product MTPYYFISYSSADAQDFALQLADALEAGPPSIPVWLDKRDIPRGFDWDTEIAKAITTCAGVLFVMTQDSVENQSICKNEWGRALRYKKPVIPLLLHRNLEPPFRLEHRQYIDFTGSFEQGLATLHQHLRWLNSPEGVLHTLKDRLEDAQRDLRRETDPNQQARIRAEIDQLQQQIAEPGGPAPSNQHATQPPASVKPPKTRRPVCPVINPPPTTAPRHFQNRYVEMGIIRDFLTDESQRLMIISGRVGAGKTTLICRLLKQLESGELPYDLGPLDVDGIIYLSNTGSYRVNVPNLYTNLCKLLPRATARQLETFYKQPQASTAAKFEMLLEMFPTGRRVLLLDNLETLLDPETFAIRDPELDEALRTILTCPQHGVKVILTTSIIPRALTLVQPGRQKSLELDQGLKSPDAENILRVMDADGTLGLRDAPPELLAEARERTGGYPRALEALYAILAADRDTSLRDLLTDTAHVMPEYVVKELVEEAFNRLDPRTQQVMQALAIYGRPVRTEAVDYLLQPSQPGGNSAPILSRLVTMRLVRKEARRYYLHPVDREYALSRIPQGTPADAQTTAPTVTQYALLHRAADYFQQMRTPETAWKTIDDLAPQLAEFELRCAAHEYDTAAGVLLDAPVSKRLLAWGHYRKLITLHERLQGKLDDPQIRQQNIGHLGNAYYRIAQYQQALACYQQAIDLAHGSADRQSEGRWLNNIGACYAARGQIDQAITAYKQALEMFSDNDERHMLPLVLSNLCNRYTELGQTATALTYGRQSLNAAEQNDPSGRAGALGSLGYAYAEQGSLTQALDYYHQALEIARALGARQTESELLGNLGNSYVKLGRSDQALSSFEEALAIAREIGARDFEATWLTSMSNACGNLGKTDQAIDYCRQSSTIVHEIGNRFIEAFHHKTLAEVLIDTHSYAEAIQYSLETVQIGLEIKNPLFGSSGHGRVALAQLYSGDLPAARAAAEAARQYDSIQHNHYVLALLGLIALRQGEVEAARSAFASAVEQADVLLSRTAQLYKVLDSKALALCGLALCEGSQHLPPALAAYRAARAICQEPGVVSRVLALFDALAVADPTGMLAEVSAVAGGTISPPSLPDDLEKVAAERVV from the coding sequence ATGACTCCATACTATTTTATCAGCTATTCTAGCGCAGACGCGCAAGATTTTGCCCTCCAGCTCGCCGATGCCCTAGAGGCCGGGCCGCCGTCGATCCCGGTCTGGCTCGATAAGCGCGATATTCCGCGGGGCTTTGACTGGGATACCGAGATCGCCAAGGCGATCACGACCTGCGCGGGCGTGCTCTTCGTCATGACTCAGGACAGCGTTGAAAACCAGTCGATCTGTAAAAACGAGTGGGGCCGCGCGCTCAGATATAAAAAGCCGGTGATTCCGCTGCTGCTCCACCGCAATCTCGAGCCGCCGTTTCGTCTTGAGCACCGGCAGTATATCGACTTCACCGGCTCGTTCGAGCAAGGACTGGCTACGCTCCACCAGCATCTCCGCTGGCTGAACTCGCCCGAAGGCGTGCTGCATACGCTGAAGGATCGGCTAGAAGACGCGCAGCGCGACCTGCGCCGGGAGACTGATCCAAACCAGCAGGCGCGTATCCGGGCCGAGATCGACCAGTTGCAGCAGCAGATCGCCGAGCCAGGAGGGCCAGCGCCATCCAATCAACATGCGACTCAGCCGCCAGCAAGCGTGAAACCGCCCAAGACACGCCGCCCCGTCTGTCCAGTCATCAACCCGCCGCCGACGACCGCGCCGCGCCATTTTCAGAATCGTTACGTCGAGATGGGCATCATCCGCGATTTCCTCACCGACGAGTCGCAGCGCCTGATGATCATCAGCGGGCGCGTTGGCGCGGGCAAAACCACGCTGATCTGCCGCCTGCTCAAGCAGCTTGAAAGCGGAGAGCTGCCCTACGATCTCGGACCGCTCGATGTAGACGGCATTATCTATCTGAGCAACACCGGCTCGTATCGCGTGAACGTGCCGAACCTTTACACCAACCTGTGCAAGCTTCTGCCGCGTGCAACCGCGCGTCAGTTGGAGACTTTCTATAAACAGCCGCAGGCTAGCACCGCCGCCAAGTTCGAGATGCTGCTGGAGATGTTCCCGACAGGCCGCAGGGTGCTGCTGCTGGATAACCTGGAAACGCTGCTCGATCCCGAAACCTTTGCGATCCGCGATCCTGAGCTGGACGAGGCGCTCCGGACGATCCTGACCTGCCCACAGCACGGGGTCAAAGTCATTCTCACCACCAGCATCATCCCACGCGCCCTGACGCTGGTGCAGCCGGGCCGTCAGAAGTCGCTGGAGCTGGACCAGGGCCTGAAGTCGCCCGATGCCGAAAATATTTTGCGCGTCATGGATGCGGATGGCACGCTGGGCCTGCGCGACGCACCGCCCGAACTGCTGGCCGAGGCGCGCGAGCGAACCGGCGGCTATCCACGCGCGCTGGAGGCGCTCTATGCGATCCTCGCCGCCGACCGCGATACCTCGCTGCGTGATCTTCTCACCGATACCGCGCACGTCATGCCCGAATACGTCGTCAAGGAGTTGGTCGAAGAGGCGTTCAACCGGCTCGATCCGCGCACGCAGCAGGTAATGCAGGCATTGGCAATCTATGGCCGTCCGGTGCGGACCGAGGCTGTAGATTATCTGCTGCAACCCTCGCAGCCGGGCGGCAACAGCGCGCCGATCCTGAGCAGGCTTGTGACGATGAGGCTGGTGCGCAAGGAGGCCAGACGCTACTACCTGCATCCCGTGGACCGCGAGTATGCGCTGAGCCGCATTCCCCAGGGCACGCCCGCCGATGCGCAGACGACCGCGCCGACCGTTACCCAGTACGCGCTGCTGCATCGCGCGGCGGACTACTTCCAGCAGATGCGCACGCCCGAAACAGCCTGGAAGACAATTGATGATCTCGCGCCGCAGCTTGCCGAGTTCGAGCTGCGCTGCGCCGCGCACGAGTACGATACTGCAGCGGGTGTGCTGCTGGACGCTCCAGTCTCGAAGCGGCTGTTGGCCTGGGGCCACTATCGCAAGCTGATCACGCTGCACGAGCGGCTCCAGGGCAAGCTCGACGATCCGCAGATCCGACAGCAGAACATCGGCCATCTCGGCAACGCCTACTACAGGATCGCGCAGTATCAGCAGGCGCTCGCCTGCTACCAGCAGGCTATCGATCTGGCACATGGCAGCGCGGATCGGCAGAGCGAAGGGCGCTGGCTGAACAACATCGGCGCGTGCTATGCCGCACGCGGCCAGATCGACCAGGCGATCACCGCCTACAAGCAGGCGCTAGAGATGTTCAGCGACAACGACGAGCGGCATATGCTGCCGCTCGTTCTGAGCAATCTGTGCAATCGCTACACCGAGCTGGGCCAGACCGCTACAGCCCTGACGTATGGCCGACAATCGCTCAACGCCGCTGAGCAGAACGATCCGAGCGGCAGGGCGGGGGCGCTGGGTAGCCTGGGCTATGCCTACGCCGAGCAGGGCAGCTTGACGCAGGCCCTTGACTACTACCACCAGGCCCTAGAGATCGCGCGCGCGCTCGGCGCGAGGCAGACCGAAAGCGAATTGTTGGGCAATCTGGGCAATTCGTATGTCAAACTGGGACGGAGCGACCAGGCGCTCAGCTCGTTCGAGGAGGCCCTGGCAATCGCCCGCGAGATCGGTGCCCGCGATTTCGAGGCGACCTGGCTGACCAGCATGAGCAATGCCTGCGGCAACCTGGGCAAGACCGATCAGGCGATTGACTACTGCCGCCAGTCGTCGACGATTGTCCACGAGATCGGGAATCGCTTTATCGAGGCGTTCCATCACAAGACGCTGGCGGAGGTTCTGATCGACACGCACAGCTATGCCGAGGCGATTCAGTACAGCCTGGAAACCGTGCAGATCGGGCTAGAGATTAAAAATCCGCTCTTCGGCAGCTCCGGCCACGGGCGCGTGGCGCTCGCGCAGCTCTACTCCGGTGATCTGCCAGCGGCGCGCGCGGCGGCGGAGGCGGCGCGGCAGTACGATTCGATCCAGCATAACCACTACGTGCTGGCTCTGCTGGGCCTGATCGCGCTGCGCCAGGGCGAGGTCGAGGCGGCGCGATCGGCGTTTGCCAGCGCTGTGGAGCAGGCCGACGTCCTGCTCAGCCGCACGGCGCAGCTCTACAAGGTGCTGGACAGCAAGGCCCTGGCGCTGTGCGGCCTGGCGCTCTGCGAAGGATCGCAGCATCTACCCCCGGCGCTGGCAGCGTATCGCGCGGCGCGGGCGATCTGCCAGGAGCCCGGCGTCGTCAGTCGCGTGCTGGCACTCTTCGACGCGCTGGCAGTTGCCGATCCGACGGGAATGCTGGCAGAGGTGAGCGCGGTGGCAGGCGGCACCATATCACCGCCCAGTCTGCCCGACGACCTGGAGAAGGTTGCCGCCGAGCGCGTGGTCTAA
- a CDS encoding response regulator yields MIGRQAAPDILIVEDEFVIRETLTEFLEEEGYTVAGAANGQEALSYLRSSQPPALILLDLMMPVMNGIQFLTEQQRDPSLALIPVVLLSADRHSQDKVLCSGPIEYLEKPVHLTSLLDTVERYCDPAP; encoded by the coding sequence ATGATAGGCAGGCAGGCAGCGCCAGATATTTTGATCGTTGAGGACGAGTTCGTTATTCGCGAGACGCTGACTGAGTTTCTGGAAGAAGAGGGCTATACCGTCGCTGGTGCGGCAAACGGCCAGGAGGCGCTCTCCTATCTTCGTAGCTCCCAGCCGCCAGCGCTGATTCTGCTCGATCTGATGATGCCGGTGATGAATGGAATACAATTCCTGACCGAGCAGCAGCGCGATCCCAGCCTGGCCTTGATCCCGGTGGTGCTGCTGTCGGCGGATCGCCACAGCCAGGATAAAGTGCTGTGCAGCGGGCCGATCGAGTACCTTGAAAAGCCGGTCCACCTGACCAGCCTGCTCGATACCGTGGAGCGCTACTGCGATCCGGCGCCCTAG
- a CDS encoding ATP-binding protein has protein sequence MISEDAVNILLVDDRTENLLALESILGDLGHNLVMAQSGMEALKYLLQQDFAVILLDVQMPGLDGFETAELIRGRERSQHTPIIFLTALDRSDARMFKGYSVGAVDFLFKPFMPDILRSKVAVFVDLFRKTLTVQRQAEELEQRVRERTADLSKANEALHAEIAERKRAETALQFLAEASRLLSNSLDYETTLQSVAQLSVPILADWCAVDILQDDQTIRELVAHVDPSKLDMTRAARFRYPIHADAQHGVPHVLHTGQPELRTQVDDSLLTVIARDDEHLRLLRSLNFRSYMCVPLQARGRTLGAVTFVTSDSQRSYGPTDLRLAEDLARRAALAVDNARLYREAQEAIMTRDEFLSIASHELKTPLTSLQLQVQTLLRTIKKGGYGRLSPERLVQKLELADQQTERLAALINELLDVARIRSGRIDMQLEEIDLALIIRDVVLRSEEQLAQVGCQVQIIGDRQACVYGDRSRLEQVVTNLLSNAMKYGSGKPIEITVTSDADNVHLAVRDEGIGIAPEHLERIFVRFERAVSSDNFGGLGLGLYIVRQIVESLDGTIRVASEPGSGSTFTVSLPRLSRERTEQPGNGAAADSDVPAMLHSKQGTEA, from the coding sequence ATGATTTCTGAAGATGCCGTTAACATCCTGCTGGTGGATGATCGGACCGAGAACCTGCTGGCGCTGGAGTCGATCCTGGGCGACCTCGGACACAACCTGGTGATGGCCCAATCCGGCATGGAGGCGCTCAAGTACCTGCTGCAACAAGATTTCGCGGTTATTCTGCTCGACGTGCAGATGCCGGGTCTAGACGGCTTCGAAACGGCGGAGCTGATCCGAGGACGCGAGCGCTCGCAGCATACGCCGATTATTTTTCTCACCGCGCTGGACCGCAGCGACGCGCGTATGTTCAAAGGCTACTCGGTCGGCGCGGTCGACTTTTTGTTCAAGCCGTTCATGCCCGATATTCTGCGCTCCAAGGTCGCGGTCTTTGTCGATCTGTTCCGCAAAACGCTGACGGTCCAGCGCCAGGCGGAAGAGCTTGAGCAGCGGGTGCGCGAGCGAACCGCCGATCTCAGCAAGGCCAACGAGGCGCTCCACGCCGAGATCGCCGAGCGGAAGCGCGCCGAGACGGCTCTGCAATTTCTGGCCGAGGCCAGTCGGCTGCTCTCCAACTCGCTGGACTACGAGACGACGCTGCAAAGCGTAGCGCAGCTCAGCGTGCCGATCCTGGCCGACTGGTGCGCCGTCGATATTTTGCAAGACGATCAGACGATTCGTGAGCTGGTGGCGCATGTCGATCCGTCCAAGCTCGACATGACGCGCGCGGCGCGCTTCCGGTATCCGATTCATGCCGATGCACAGCACGGCGTGCCGCATGTGCTGCATACGGGCCAGCCGGAGTTGCGCACGCAGGTCGACGACAGCCTGCTCACGGTGATCGCCCGCGACGACGAGCATCTCCGGCTGCTGCGGTCGCTCAACTTCCGCTCGTATATGTGCGTTCCGCTGCAAGCGCGGGGCCGCACCCTGGGTGCCGTCACCTTCGTCACCTCCGACTCACAGCGCTCCTACGGCCCCACCGATCTGCGTCTGGCGGAAGACCTGGCGCGCCGTGCCGCGCTTGCCGTGGACAATGCCCGGCTCTACCGCGAGGCGCAGGAGGCGATCATGACTCGCGATGAGTTTCTCTCGATCGCCTCCCACGAGCTGAAAACGCCGCTCACATCGCTGCAACTTCAGGTGCAGACGCTGCTGCGCACGATCAAAAAGGGCGGTTATGGCAGGCTGAGCCCGGAGCGGCTGGTGCAGAAGCTTGAGCTAGCCGATCAGCAGACCGAGCGGCTGGCGGCGCTGATCAATGAGCTGCTGGACGTGGCGCGTATTCGCAGCGGACGGATCGACATGCAGCTCGAAGAGATCGATCTGGCCCTGATCATCCGCGATGTTGTGCTGCGCTCCGAGGAGCAGCTAGCCCAGGTCGGCTGTCAGGTGCAGATCATCGGCGATCGGCAGGCGTGCGTGTACGGCGATCGGTCGCGCCTGGAGCAGGTTGTTACCAACCTCCTGTCGAACGCGATGAAGTACGGATCGGGCAAGCCGATCGAGATTACCGTAACCAGTGATGCCGACAACGTCCATCTGGCTGTGCGCGACGAGGGTATCGGCATCGCGCCGGAGCATCTTGAGCGGATCTTCGTGCGCTTTGAGCGAGCGGTTTCATCCGATAACTTCGGCGGCCTGGGCCTGGGACTCTACATCGTGCGCCAGATCGTTGAGTCGCTGGACGGGACGATCCGCGTCGCCAGCGAGCCAGGAAGCGGCTCGACCTTCACGGTTTCGCTGCCGCGCCTGAGCCGCGAGCGCACCGAGCAGCCTGGCAACGGCGCGGCGGCTGATTCAGACGTACCCGCGATGCTGCACAGCAAGCAGGGTACGGAGGCATAG
- a CDS encoding chemotaxis protein CheB, with product MTFELIVIGASLGGLHALCTLLGGLPGSFAVPLAVVQHRHKDSDNTLREVLGRASGLPVYEVVDKQGIIGGAVYLGPADYHLLIDQEGFALSTDAPVLHARPSIDVLFESAADAYGPRVIGLILTGASADGAEGLAAIKARGGCTIVQEPATAECRVMPEAALAQTRADHVVPLPLIAPLLIQLCHIVPKVGT from the coding sequence GTGACGTTCGAGTTGATTGTGATCGGCGCATCGCTTGGTGGGCTCCACGCGCTGTGTACGCTGCTTGGCGGCTTGCCGGGTAGCTTTGCCGTGCCGCTGGCGGTGGTACAGCATCGGCACAAAGACTCCGATAACACGCTGCGCGAGGTACTAGGTCGTGCAAGCGGCCTACCCGTGTACGAGGTCGTCGACAAGCAGGGGATCATCGGCGGGGCGGTCTATCTTGGGCCAGCCGACTATCACCTGCTGATCGACCAGGAGGGCTTCGCGCTCTCGACCGACGCTCCCGTGCTCCATGCGCGGCCATCGATCGACGTGCTCTTCGAGTCGGCGGCGGATGCGTACGGGCCGCGCGTGATCGGCCTGATTCTCACGGGCGCGAGCGCCGACGGCGCGGAAGGACTGGCGGCGATCAAGGCGCGCGGCGGCTGCACGATCGTACAAGAGCCTGCTACCGCCGAGTGCCGCGTGATGCCGGAGGCCGCGCTGGCCCAGACCAGGGCCGATCATGTGGTGCCGCTGCCGCTGATCGCCCCGCTGCTGATTCAGCTATGTCATATCGTCCCGAAGGTAGGAACATGA
- a CDS encoding protein-glutamate O-methyltransferase CheR: MPGTNHELEDIEIELLLEGVARYYGYDFRNYALASLKRRIWNTMRAEQIKSVSALQDRVLHDPACMERFLLALTVNVTAMYRDPNFYLAFRTKVVPLLRTYPFIRIWHAGCSTGEEVYSMAILLYEAGLYDRCRIYATDMNAAVLSKAKDGIFPLVKMQEYTGNYLRAGGTQSFSQYYTAAYEHAIFRPWLRDRITFSQHNLATDGSFNEFNVVMCRNVMIYFNKTLQEHVHHLLYESLSMFGVLGLGHAESLKFTPHEQHYAEIVGGERLYRRIA; this comes from the coding sequence ATGCCTGGGACGAATCACGAGCTTGAAGATATTGAGATCGAGCTGCTGCTTGAGGGCGTAGCGCGCTACTACGGCTACGATTTTCGCAACTATGCGCTGGCGTCGCTCAAGCGTCGGATCTGGAACACCATGCGCGCGGAGCAGATCAAAAGCGTATCTGCCTTACAGGATCGCGTGCTGCACGACCCGGCATGTATGGAGCGATTCCTGCTGGCGCTGACGGTCAACGTCACAGCGATGTACCGCGATCCGAACTTTTACCTGGCCTTTCGCACCAAGGTCGTCCCGCTGCTGCGCACGTATCCGTTCATTCGGATCTGGCACGCGGGATGCTCAACCGGCGAAGAAGTGTACTCAATGGCTATTTTGCTCTACGAGGCCGGGCTGTATGATCGGTGTCGGATCTATGCGACCGATATGAACGCGGCGGTGCTGAGCAAGGCCAAAGACGGCATTTTTCCGCTGGTCAAGATGCAGGAGTATACCGGCAATTACCTGCGGGCAGGCGGGACGCAATCGTTTTCGCAATATTACACGGCGGCCTACGAGCACGCGATCTTTCGGCCATGGCTCAGAGATCGGATCACGTTCTCCCAGCATAACCTGGCGACGGACGGCTCGTTCAACGAGTTCAATGTCGTGATGTGCCGCAACGTGATGATCTATTTCAACAAGACGCTCCAGGAGCATGTGCATCATCTGCTGTACGAGAGCCTGAGCATGTTCGGCGTTTTGGGCCTGGGTCATGCCGAGTCGCTGAAGTTCACACCGCACGAGCAGCACTATGCGGAGATCGTCGGCGGCGAGCGCTTATATCGGAGAATTGCGTAG